A single Klebsiella variicola DNA region contains:
- the rraB gene encoding ribonuclease E inhibitor RraB, whose translation MANPEHLEEQREETRLIIEELLEDGSDPDALYTIEHHLSADDFETLEKVAVEAFKLGYEVTEPEELEVEEGDMVICCDILSECALNADLIDAQVEQLMTLAEKYDVEYDGWGTYYEDPNGEEDGDDDEDFVDEDDDGVRH comes from the coding sequence ATGGCAAACCCGGAACACCTGGAAGAACAGCGTGAAGAGACGCGTCTGATTATCGAAGAGCTGCTGGAGGATGGCAGCGATCCGGACGCACTGTACACGATTGAGCATCACCTCTCTGCAGACGATTTCGAAACGCTGGAGAAAGTGGCGGTGGAAGCGTTCAAGCTGGGCTATGAAGTGACCGAGCCCGAAGAGCTGGAAGTGGAAGAGGGTGACATGGTCATCTGCTGCGATATTCTCAGCGAATGCGCGCTGAACGCAGACCTGATCGATGCCCAGGTGGAACAGCTGATGACGCTGGCAGAAAAATATGACGTCGAGTATGACGGTTGGGGTACCTATTATGAGGACCCGAACGGTGAAGAAGACGGCGACGATGACGAAGATTTTGTCGATGAAGACGACGATGGTGTTCGCCACTAA
- the argL gene encoding putative translational regulatory protein ArgL, with translation MNIHTYKLNFNSISGLCQVREPCLRFTRSIF, from the coding sequence ATGAATATTCATACATATAAATTGAATTTTAATTCAATTAGTGGCCTATGCCAGGTGAGGGAACCATGTCTGCGTTTTACCAGAAGCATTTTTTAA
- the argF gene encoding ornithine carbamoyltransferase, whose amino-acid sequence MSAFYQKHFLKLLDFTPAEITTLLELAAKLKADKKNGIEVQKLAGKNIALIFEKDSTRTRCSFEVAAYDQGARVTYLGPSGSQIGHKESIKDTARVLGRMYDGIQYRGHGQEVVETLAQYAGVPVWNGLTNEFHPTQLLADLLTMKEHLPGKAFNQMTLVYAGDARNNMGNSMLEAAALTGLDLRLVAPSACWPESQLVETCTALAKQQGGNITLTEDIAAGVKGADFIYTDVWVSMGEAKEKWAERIALLRDYQVNSAMLALTGNPQVKFLHCLPAFHDDQTTLGKQMAADYGLHGGMEVTDEVFESAASVVFDQAENRMHTIKAVMVATLGK is encoded by the coding sequence ATGTCTGCGTTTTACCAGAAGCATTTTTTAAAGTTACTCGATTTTACGCCTGCAGAAATCACCACCCTGCTCGAGCTGGCGGCAAAGCTCAAAGCCGATAAGAAAAACGGTATCGAAGTCCAGAAACTGGCAGGGAAAAACATCGCGCTCATCTTCGAAAAAGACTCAACCCGTACACGATGCTCTTTCGAAGTTGCCGCATACGATCAGGGCGCCCGCGTGACCTATCTGGGGCCAAGCGGCAGCCAGATTGGCCATAAAGAGTCGATCAAAGACACCGCCCGCGTGCTCGGGCGGATGTACGATGGCATTCAGTATCGCGGCCACGGCCAGGAGGTGGTGGAGACCCTGGCGCAATACGCCGGTGTGCCGGTGTGGAACGGCCTCACCAACGAGTTCCACCCCACCCAGCTGCTGGCGGACCTGCTGACCATGAAAGAGCACCTGCCGGGCAAAGCCTTTAACCAGATGACGCTGGTCTACGCCGGCGACGCGCGCAACAACATGGGCAATTCGATGCTGGAAGCCGCAGCGCTGACCGGTCTGGATCTGCGCCTGGTAGCGCCATCGGCCTGCTGGCCGGAGTCTCAGCTGGTGGAGACCTGTACCGCACTGGCCAAACAGCAGGGTGGCAACATCACCCTGACGGAAGATATCGCCGCGGGGGTGAAAGGCGCCGATTTTATCTATACCGACGTCTGGGTATCGATGGGCGAGGCGAAGGAAAAATGGGCCGAACGTATCGCCCTGCTCCGCGATTATCAGGTTAACAGTGCGATGCTGGCGCTGACCGGCAATCCGCAGGTCAAGTTCCTCCACTGCCTGCCAGCGTTCCATGACGACCAGACCACGCTGGGCAAACAGATGGCCGCCGATTACGGCCTGCACGGCGGCATGGAAGTGACTGACGAAGTGTTTGAGTCGGCGGCGAGCGTGGTGTTTGACCAGGCGGAAAACCGGATGCATACCATCAAAGCGGTGATGGTGGCGACGCTGGGCAAGTAG
- a CDS encoding YhcH/YjgK/YiaL family protein, whose protein sequence is MIIGNIHHLQPWLPAALREAIEHVIAHVSEATPLGKHDIDGNNLFYLISEDTTEPQAARRAEYHARYLDIQIVLRGIEGMTFSTLPAGEPQTDWLAEKDIAFLAEGQQEKTVILNEGDFVVFYPGEVHKPLCAVGAPAKVRKAVVKMLMA, encoded by the coding sequence ATGATTATTGGCAATATCCACCATCTGCAGCCATGGCTGCCTGCTGCGCTGCGCGAGGCCATTGAGCACGTCATCGCCCATGTCAGCGAGGCGACGCCGCTGGGTAAACACGATATCGACGGCAATAACCTGTTTTATCTGATTTCCGAAGACACCACCGAGCCGCAGGCCGCGCGCCGCGCGGAATACCATGCCCGCTATCTCGATATTCAGATTGTGCTCCGCGGCATCGAGGGGATGACCTTCAGTACCTTGCCGGCTGGAGAGCCGCAGACCGACTGGCTGGCGGAGAAAGACATCGCTTTTCTGGCCGAAGGCCAGCAGGAGAAAACGGTGATCCTCAACGAAGGGGATTTTGTGGTGTTTTATCCCGGCGAAGTGCATAAACCGCTGTGCGCCGTAGGCGCCCCGGCGAAGGTGCGCAAAGCGGTAGTGAAGATGCTGATGGCGTAA
- a CDS encoding pyrBI operon leader peptide yields the protein MANCVRHSVLARLNADAGLAFFFPLLIGFPKPLI from the coding sequence ATGGCCAATTGCGTACGACATTCTGTCTTAGCGCGTCTGAACGCAGACGCTGGCCTGGCGTTTTTCTTTCCGTTGCTCATTGGATTCCCGAAGCCCCTTATTTAA
- a CDS encoding pyrBI operon leader peptide — protein sequence MDSRSPLFKGLFFCPGVRR from the coding sequence TTGGATTCCCGAAGCCCCTTATTTAAGGGGCTTTTTTTTTGCCCAGGCGTCAGGAGATAA
- the pyrB gene encoding aspartate carbamoyltransferase: protein MANPLYQKHIISINDLSREDLELVLATAAKLKANPQPELLKHKVIASCFFEASTRTRLSFETSMHRLGASVVGFSDSANTSLGKKGETLADTISVISTYVDAIVMRHPQEGAARLATEFSGGVPVLNAGDGANQHPTQTLLDLFTIQETQGRLENLNVAMVGDLKYGRTVHSLTQALAKFSGNRFYFIAPDALAMPQYILDMLDEKGIAWSLHSAIDDVMAEVDILYMTRVQKERLDPSEYANVKAQFVLRAADLEGARANMKVLHPLPRIDEITTDVDKTPHAWYFQQAGNGIFARQALLALVLNSELAL, encoded by the coding sequence ATGGCTAACCCGCTATATCAAAAACATATCATTTCCATAAACGATCTCAGCCGCGAAGACCTCGAACTGGTGCTGGCGACGGCGGCAAAGCTGAAAGCCAATCCGCAACCCGAGCTGCTGAAGCATAAGGTTATCGCCAGCTGTTTCTTTGAAGCCTCCACCCGTACCCGTCTCTCTTTTGAAACCTCGATGCACCGCCTGGGTGCCAGCGTGGTCGGCTTTTCTGACAGCGCCAATACCTCGCTGGGCAAAAAAGGGGAAACCCTGGCGGATACTATCTCCGTTATCAGCACCTACGTTGACGCCATCGTGATGCGTCATCCGCAGGAGGGCGCCGCGCGCCTGGCGACTGAATTCTCCGGCGGCGTGCCGGTACTGAACGCCGGCGACGGCGCCAACCAGCACCCGACCCAAACCCTGCTCGATCTGTTCACCATTCAGGAGACCCAGGGCCGCCTCGAGAACCTCAACGTGGCGATGGTCGGCGATCTGAAGTATGGCCGTACCGTCCACTCCCTGACCCAGGCGCTGGCCAAATTCAGCGGCAACCGCTTCTACTTTATCGCCCCGGACGCGCTGGCCATGCCGCAGTACATCCTCGATATGCTGGATGAAAAAGGTATCGCCTGGAGCCTGCATAGCGCCATCGACGACGTGATGGCGGAAGTGGATATTCTGTACATGACCCGCGTGCAGAAAGAGCGTCTGGATCCGTCGGAATACGCCAACGTGAAAGCGCAGTTCGTCCTGCGCGCCGCCGACCTCGAAGGGGCGCGCGCCAACATGAAGGTGCTGCACCCGCTGCCGCGCATTGACGAAATCACCACCGATGTCGATAAAACACCGCACGCCTGGTACTTCCAGCAGGCCGGTAACGGCATCTTCGCCCGCCAGGCGTTACTGGCACTGGTACTGAATAGCGAGCTGGCACTGTAA
- the pyrI gene encoding aspartate carbamoyltransferase regulatory subunit, with the protein MTHDNKLQVEAIKRGTVIDHIPAQVGFKLLTLFKLTETDQRITIGLNLPSGEMGRKDLIKIENTFLTDEQVNQLSLYAPQATVNRIDDYEVVGKSRPSLPDRIDSVLVCPNSNCISHAEPVSSSFAVKKRADDIALKCKYCEKEFSHYVVLAN; encoded by the coding sequence ATGACACACGACAATAAACTGCAAGTAGAAGCCATTAAACGCGGCACCGTGATCGACCATATCCCGGCGCAGGTCGGCTTTAAGCTGCTCACCCTGTTCAAACTGACCGAAACCGACCAGCGCATCACCATCGGCCTGAACCTGCCCTCCGGCGAGATGGGCCGCAAGGATTTGATTAAAATCGAGAACACCTTCCTGACCGACGAGCAGGTTAACCAGCTGTCGCTGTACGCCCCGCAGGCGACGGTAAACCGCATTGATGATTACGAAGTGGTGGGCAAATCCCGCCCGAGCCTGCCGGATCGCATTGACAGCGTGCTGGTCTGCCCGAACAGCAACTGTATTAGCCACGCCGAACCGGTTTCTTCCAGTTTTGCAGTGAAAAAACGCGCCGATGACATCGCACTCAAATGCAAATACTGTGAAAAAGAGTTTTCTCATTATGTGGTGCTGGCCAACTAA
- the ridA gene encoding 2-iminobutanoate/2-iminopropanoate deaminase: MSKTIATENAPAAIGPYVQGVDLGSMIITSGQIPVDPKTGSVPEDVSAQARQSLNNVKAIVEAAGLTVGDIVKTTVFVKDLNDFATVNATYEAFFTEHNATFPARSCVEVARLPKDVKIEIEAIAVRR, encoded by the coding sequence ATGAGCAAAACTATTGCGACGGAAAATGCACCAGCAGCGATTGGCCCATACGTTCAGGGCGTTGATCTGGGCAGCATGATCATCACCTCTGGCCAGATCCCGGTCGACCCGAAAACCGGCAGCGTCCCGGAAGACGTGTCCGCGCAGGCGCGCCAGTCGCTGAACAACGTGAAAGCGATCGTTGAAGCCGCTGGCCTCACCGTTGGCGACATCGTCAAGACCACCGTATTCGTCAAAGACCTCAACGATTTCGCTACCGTTAACGCCACCTACGAAGCGTTTTTCACCGAGCACAATGCCACCTTCCCGGCGCGCTCCTGCGTGGAAGTCGCTCGTCTGCCGAAAGACGTGAAGATCGAGATCGAAGCCATCGCCGTACGTCGCTGA